Proteins from a single region of Desulfobacter postgatei 2ac9:
- a CDS encoding glycosyltransferase family 4 protein codes for MKILVNAIPMTGLLTGIARYLRNLYHTIHGMGRADIRYFNGSCVVDAMPPMADAGRWQKTVGAVRYLPDHVIFGVRAARWMKYEYCLNRVCRNQTPGFSVYHETAFSPAKLTRVPTVFSIYDLSLRRYKETHPKERVLFFEYFIKTRLRYARHILTISEFIRQEIISEFKVDPSMVTAVPLAADPVFTPADKNVVATVRQKYNLPPSYLLFVSSLEPRKNIDLLVDALAETKTDIPIVLVGWKGWGEKSWFEKIRNKNLKNRVYITGHIPDHDLRAVYTGAQALIYPSLYEGFGLPIVEAMACGCPVICSNVSSMPEVAGDAAVLIDPRQSSELAQAIETVVHDTGARTLLAEKGKARALGFTWESTANQTLDVYRNAAR; via the coding sequence ATGAAAATTTTGGTTAACGCAATACCCATGACCGGACTTTTAACCGGCATTGCAAGGTACCTGCGCAACTTATACCACACCATCCATGGCATGGGCCGGGCCGATATCCGTTATTTTAACGGAAGCTGCGTTGTGGACGCCATGCCGCCCATGGCAGACGCCGGACGGTGGCAGAAAACCGTGGGAGCTGTCAGGTACCTGCCTGACCATGTAATTTTCGGGGTGAGGGCTGCCCGGTGGATGAAGTATGAGTATTGCCTGAACAGGGTGTGTCGGAACCAGACACCCGGGTTTTCGGTTTACCATGAAACAGCCTTTTCACCGGCAAAGCTGACAAGGGTCCCTACGGTATTTTCCATCTATGATCTCTCTTTGCGCCGGTATAAGGAGACTCATCCAAAGGAGCGGGTGCTTTTTTTTGAATATTTTATAAAAACAAGACTGCGGTATGCCAGGCACATCCTGACTATTTCAGAATTTATCCGGCAGGAGATCATCAGCGAGTTCAAGGTGGATCCGTCCATGGTCACGGCGGTACCGCTGGCTGCGGACCCGGTGTTTACCCCTGCGGATAAGAACGTTGTGGCAACGGTGAGGCAAAAGTACAACCTGCCCCCATCGTATCTGCTCTTTGTAAGCTCTCTTGAACCCAGAAAAAACATTGATCTTCTCGTGGATGCCCTGGCGGAAACAAAAACCGATATCCCCATTGTCCTTGTGGGCTGGAAAGGGTGGGGTGAAAAATCCTGGTTTGAGAAAATCAGAAATAAAAACCTTAAAAACAGGGTCTATATTACAGGCCATATCCCGGACCATGATTTAAGGGCTGTTTACACAGGCGCCCAGGCGTTGATTTATCCAAGTTTATACGAAGGGTTCGGCCTTCCCATTGTGGAGGCAATGGCCTGCGGCTGTCCGGTTATCTGTTCCAACGTCTCCAGCATGCCCGAAGTGGCGGGAGATGCGGCCGTTTTAATTGATCCGCGGCAAAGCAGTGAACTGGCCCAGGCCATTGAAACTGTTGTCCATGACACAGGCGCAAGAACCCTTTTGGCGGAAAAAGGAAAAGCGCGCGCCCTGGGCTTTACATGGGAATCCACTGCCAATCAAACCCTTGATGTATACAGGAACGCGGCAAGATGA
- a CDS encoding ABC transporter permease yields MSRLNLSYIIEITRRDFAERFAGSVLGSMWAIIWPMINLFIYIVIFGKLMGARLPGTSEMNSYGIYLAAGLIPWLAFSETINRCASVFPAKKHIITKVNTSFLALLLHINLSETITYVISMLVFFLILLCTGYEFHISLWLLPVLYYLQQMLALGLGLIAGVLNVFIRDVRQITGVILQLWFWFTPIVYIVDILPEPVRKIIMYNPAFRLIDAYHKIFAFHSYPSFKGLWVLAVVTHLILFFSFLMLRYLEKDIRDFL; encoded by the coding sequence ATGTCACGTCTGAACCTGTCATATATTATAGAGATCACCCGCAGGGATTTTGCCGAGCGGTTTGCAGGGTCGGTTTTAGGGTCCATGTGGGCCATTATCTGGCCCATGATCAATCTTTTTATTTATATCGTAATCTTCGGAAAGCTCATGGGGGCCCGTCTTCCCGGAACCTCGGAGATGAATTCCTACGGTATTTATCTTGCCGCAGGACTTATCCCCTGGTTGGCCTTTTCAGAAACAATAAATCGTTGCGCATCAGTGTTTCCGGCAAAAAAGCATATTATCACAAAGGTAAATACCTCATTTTTGGCGCTGCTTTTGCATATTAACCTGTCTGAAACCATTACCTATGTCATATCCATGCTGGTTTTTTTTCTGATCCTTTTGTGTACCGGTTATGAATTTCACATCTCGTTATGGCTGCTCCCGGTTTTGTATTACCTCCAACAGATGTTGGCGCTGGGGCTTGGGTTGATTGCAGGGGTTTTAAATGTTTTTATCCGTGATGTGCGTCAAATTACAGGGGTGATTTTACAGCTGTGGTTCTGGTTTACGCCTATTGTTTATATTGTTGATATTCTTCCTGAGCCGGTAAGAAAAATTATCATGTACAATCCGGCGTTCAGGTTGATAGATGCCTACCACAAAATATTTGCGTTTCATTCATACCCTTCATTTAAAGGCCTTTGGGTACTCGCTGTGGTTACCCACCTGATTTTGTTTTTTTCCTTTTTGATGCTCCGGTATCTGGAAAAAGATATAAGGGATTTTCTATGA